A window of Deltaproteobacteria bacterium genomic DNA:
GTCAAGGTGGACGTGAAGGCCCAGGAACTGGCCGAGGAGAAGCTGCTCGATCATCTGCTGCCGTCCGCGACCCCGGCCGCTCCGGCACAGGACCCCCGGAGCGTCGAAAAGGAACGCGAGCTGCGCAGGTCCACGCGCGAAAAACTTCGCAAGCTGCTGCGCGAGGGCAAGCTCGACGACAGGGTCGTGGAGATAGAGACGACGGAGCAGAAGATGCCCATGGTCGAGATATTCTCCGCCGGCGGGGTGGAGGAGATGGACATGAACATAAAGGACATCTTCTCCAACATCTTCCCCCGCAAGTCGAGGCGCAGGAAGGTCAAGGTCCCCGAGGCCTTCGAGCTCATCCGCGCCGAGGAGGCCCAGAAGCTCATCGACATGGACAAGGTCGTGAAGGACGCCGTCGAGCGGGTCGAGCAGTCGGGCATCGTCTTCATAGACGAGATAGACAAGATCGCCGGCCGCCAGTCGGGCCAGGGACCCGATGTCTCCCGCGAGGGCGTGCAGCGCGATCTGCTGCCCCTTGTGGAGGGCTCCACGGTCAACACCAAGTACGGCATGGTCCGCACCGACCACATTCTGTTCATAGCTTCCGGCGCCTTCCACGTGGCCAAGCCCTCGGACCTGATACCCGAGTTCCAGGGACGCTTCCCCATAAGGGTCGAACTCAGGCCCCTCGGCGAGGACGACTTCGCAAGGATACTCACCGAGCCGCGCAACTCGCTCACGAGACAGTACAAGGCCCTGCTCGCCACCGAGGGCGTGAGCATCGAGTACTCCGACGACGCCATCCGCGAGATCGCCGCAATAGCCACGGCCGTCAACGACAGGATGGAGAACATCGGGGCCCGGCGGCTCCACACGGTCATGGAGATGGTCTTCGACGAGATAAGCTTCGACGCCCCCGACCTCACCGACAAGGAAGTGACCATCGACAGGGAGTACGTGCGCTCGAGGCTTTCGGCCATACTCCGCGACGAGGACCTCTCGCGCTACATACTCTGACCCGCCCGCGAGGAAGACCGATGGTTCAACGACACATAGACAAGATAAAGACGCTATTCGAGGCGCTTCCCTACATCAGGAAGTTCCACAACAAGACCATCGTCATCAAGTACGGCGGCAGCGCCATGGTCGAGCCCGAGCTCAAGCGCAGCTTCGCCCGCGACGTGGTGCTCATGAAGTACGTGGGGCTCGACCCTGTCATCGTCCACGGCGGAGGTCCGCAGATAGGCGATCTGCTCAGCAGGCTCGGCAAGGAG
This region includes:
- the hslU gene encoding ATP-dependent protease ATPase subunit HslU codes for the protein MKSFTPREIVSELDKYIVGQREAKRAVAIALRNRWRRQQVPAELRDEIAPKNIIMIGPTGVGKTEISRRLAKLAMAPFLKVEASKFTEVGYVGRDVESIIRDLTELAVKMVKDEERVKVDVKAQELAEEKLLDHLLPSATPAAPAQDPRSVEKERELRRSTREKLRKLLREGKLDDRVVEIETTEQKMPMVEIFSAGGVEEMDMNIKDIFSNIFPRKSRRRKVKVPEAFELIRAEEAQKLIDMDKVVKDAVERVEQSGIVFIDEIDKIAGRQSGQGPDVSREGVQRDLLPLVEGSTVNTKYGMVRTDHILFIASGAFHVAKPSDLIPEFQGRFPIRVELRPLGEDDFARILTEPRNSLTRQYKALLATEGVSIEYSDDAIREIAAIATAVNDRMENIGARRLHTVMEMVFDEISFDAPDLTDKEVTIDREYVRSRLSAILRDEDLSRYIL